The Couchioplanes caeruleus sequence CATCACCGACCCCGGTACCGACGACGACACCGAGGCGGTTCCCGAGGTCAGCGACACCGTCAGCGAGACGGACTCCCGCACCGGCCGCGTCGACGGCCGGGGACGGCGACCATTGGGTGGGAGGGACCCCACCCCAAGGCCGCCGACACCGGAACGTCATAGCAATCGGGCCCCTGTTGGGTTCCGACCTTCGGCCATCTACTGATGGTCACGGTTCGCGTCGTCGAGCTTCCTCGGTCGTTCCTCGTGCTCGTCACGCGTCGGAGTCCGACGGTCCCGCTTCTGCTGAAGAACCGTGACTGCCATCTGCGCTACCGCCGCAACAGCACCAAGGGCGGCGGTGGCAAGGCCCACCCACTCGGACAGCTCCATGAACCACACCTCACGCTCGAACACTGATCGAGCGGATCACGGGCACGGTTCAGCTCGACCAGTGACTGACACTGGTAAAGCTGAGTTCCGCGCTGCCCCGGTGTGGCCGGTTCTCAGAGGTGGGACCGCAGTCCCGTCTCCATGATCCTTGGGGCCAGAACGTCATGAATAAGGCTCAATGACGCCCTTAGCCAAAGGTGAACACGCAGAGGTCTCTTCCGCCGAGGATTACTCGGCCGCCGTTGCCGGGCACCGGGGGCTCCGTGTTGACGACAACGGCGCGAGGGAATACTCCCCTCTCACTGCGCCGAGTATCCCTCCGCACGACAAGGCCGGCAACCGTCCGCGGCCACAACCACACGGTCGGGAACCACGGCCGCGACCCGGTGATGCGACGACCGCGGGATGATGTCGGTGCGACCCGGTCCCCGAGTCGGTGCCTATGGCGGCGGCGTCACCAGGTGAATCTGACACCCGCTCCGATTGGCAGGCGAACGGCGCCCTGTTCATCCGGCACAGGTGGCGAGTTCGTCGCCTGCGCCGCCGTCCGTTTCGTCGGTTGAGCGACATCTACCTGGATCGAGGACTTGGTCGGTGACATCTCGTGTGACAGATGGCCGCGGGCGCGGCGCTGCTTTACCCCGCGCCGGCCCGCATGCGCGGGCCAGGTGCTGGCCGCGGCGATCAAGCGTGGGGGTGCGGGTCGGGTCCGGGCTTTGCGATGTGCTTCGTGTTCTCGCTGTCGGCGGGCACGGCCACGCGGAGCGCGTCGTCTGTTCCCCACGCCGTACGCCGCGCCTCGTCGATGGCGGGATGGCGCAGCAGCGACACCGTGGTCTGGAGGGCTTCGCGTTTCGGCTCGTAGCCCACGATGTCTACCTTGATGCTCATGCGCGGGCCGGAAAGATAGACCCACCATCGGCCTGTGTAAGGCTGGCGCGCCTCCACACCGGTGATGTCGCCATCGGCGAGCGCCTGGAGCCCCAGCTCGTCGAAGCGCTGCATCACGGCGATCTGCGCCAACGACACGGCGTCGGCGTGACCGATGGCGGCCTGCTCGTCCGGCTCGGCGCGCCGTAAGCGGCGAAGGATTCCTTCCAGCGCGTCGTACGCAGCGTTGCCGACCACGCCTGTGGAGACGGCACCACCAAGCCAGACGAGGGCCATGTGCGCCGCGTCCCACACCGACTTGTCGCCGAGGAACCAATCGCCGCCTATTCGGACGGTCTGAGTGGAGGAGTCGACCTCCCGTGAACTCGGCGGCCGTTCATCGGCCTCGACCTCGTCAGTGCCCATGTCGGCAGGGTAGCCGCAGGAGGTGAATCATGGGCCTCTCACAATCGGGCTGCTGGAGCAGGGCAGGGCCGGCCGGATCGACGGGACCCCTCCAGCAGCCGCCCGGGACCGGAGTCAGGGACAGTGGCCGGGGTGTGAGCCCCTGTGGACGGCGGTCACGCTTCGGCGAGCAGGCAACTCGTCGTTGCGCCTCGGCTCAAGCTCACCACTCCCGGCTCGTCGCATTGCATGCATTTCACCAGGCAGCCGGAGGGGACTCCACCGAAGCAGAAGGGGCTCACCACCGCTGTCGCGTTCATGTGGTAGACGGTGCCGCCCGCTGTCATGACGTCGACGGGGTAGGGCTTCGGCGTGACGCGTTCCTGCACGACGTACTTTCCCGCCGTCAGGGCCTCGGCCACCATCGCCCGCCAGGCACCGGGCGTCGTCGTCGCGCCGAAGGCGACCTGGTTGCCGCCGTCGCCGGTCGCGCTCTTCAGCACCATGTGCTCTTGCTCCGCGATCACCAGCTCCGGAAGGTCGCGTGGGCGGTCGCGCCAGATCACCTGACCGGGGGTCAGCACTCGGGTCCACGGGACGTACCGGTCCACCAGCGCGCGCTCGGTGTCCGTCATCCACGGGAATCCCTCGGACACCAGCGCGAGCAGCTTCTTGGAGTGCAGGAACCACGAGCTCTGCGAGGGGACCAGGGTGAAGCCCTGACTCAGCGCGGTCCACACGGGGCTGACGTCGTACCCTTCCGCCGCCGCGTCTCTGGTGGTGAAGTCGAAGATGCCCAACTTCTTCGTCAGGGGACCGGGCAGACCGATCCCTCGGAGAAGATCCGCGAACTCATAGTGCTCTGCGGCGACACCATGACGTCGAAGCTGCGCTGTCTTGCGCTGGTAGTGCAGCCGGGCGGCGGCTCGGCCCTCCATGAGGCGCGTGCCCGCGAGGACGACCGCCGGTGGAATGCCGAGCTCCTCGCAGGCGTTGCGGATCGTCGCGGCGAACGCCGGGAACGGGTCGACCGCCACGAACGCCGGCTGTCCCGCCCGTTCCCTGACCCGGGTCCAGCCGTCCAAATGCGTCTGGAAGTCGATGAGCCCCTCGAACGCTCCGCCCACGTTGAATTCCAGAAACCGCGGTCCGTTTTCCGTGATGACGACGTCGGCCCGGCTCATGTCCGCGGCGTGCCGGATCTCGAAGTCTTCGTCGTCGCCGAACGCGGGGCAGTCCTCCTGCGCCACGCTGAGCAGTTCCATGCGCTCGAGCCGGTTGGAGCCGACCCGGAATGCCGCCTTGTGCAGCAGGGCCAGCAGGCTGCTGGTCGCCTCCAGCAGTTCCGCGTACGCCGCGCGCGGCAGCAGGAACGGCTCGAGCGGAATCGGTCGCTGGTCACGTGGCAGCCCGGCCAGCTCCTCTCGGAGGATCCGGCTGATCTCTTGTGCGGGAAGGTCGGTTCTGGATCCTTGCGGCACATCGAACCAGGAGAGCGCATCGGCGTCCTGGACTTTCCACATCTGTCGGTCCTTCAGTAGATGGTGTGGGAAGAGGGCGTCAGCCGGGCGGCACGCGACTTGCGAAGGTCCCGGACCAGGTTGAGCCGCTTGAGCCAGCGGTCCGTTCCGTCGAACCTGGGCGTGAAGGGATTGCGTCCGTGAACCGTCTTGTAGTTGTCGATGTAGATGATTTCGCCCGGCTTCAGGGCATACGAGGTCAGCGCCCTGTCGAGGCCCTGGACGAGCGCGTGCAGCGCGGCCTTCGCGGCCTCGTCGTGGTCGGGAATGGCGATGAAGTAGGGGTCTACGCGCAGGTACGGTGAGGCCTTGTCGCCGAAGAGAACCGCGATCTCGTCAGGGTTCTCATTGAGCGCCTCGATCCACGAGTAGGTCTGACGCGTCAGCCTCTCCACATCCGGATCGAGCTCTTCGTTCTTGCGTTGGGCCGGCGAGTGGGAGTCGTCCGGACGGATGGGGAAGCGAGCCTCGCGCAGGATCTCGACGTCTCCGTCGGAGAGCTTCACGTCGTCGATGAACGCCATCGTGGTCTCGATGCGGTCGTGGTTCCTCATGCACATGAGGCCGATGTAGTCGGCTCGGCACGGGTGGAAGGCGTCCTCGGTGTGCCATTCCAGCTTCTTCTTGCTGCCGGAGCCGGCCTGTGCGTATTCGCGGCCCGCGATGGGCAACACGTCGTTGACGACAGCACCGTCCTGCTGTGATGCCCATGCGATGACGTCTCCCAGCAACGCCGAGATCAGCGAGAAGGCGATCTCCTGACGGCGCGTGCTCGGCGCGTTTCTCGCGTCCGCCCAGTGCGCCGGCGTGGGTCCGATGGCCTCGTCGTCGATGGTGTACCCGCTGACCAGGCAGGCACCGCTCGGTTCGGCCTGCCGGAAGTGCATGAGCCCCTTGCGCAGATCGCGCGGGAGATCTTGCGCGTAGAGGGGTACGTGGGACAGGAACTCCTCGGACTCGAGGTCCGGGAAGGCGTGATCCATGTCGTCGACGAGCTGATCGATGATCTGTCGGTGGTGTGAGTTGATCTCAACCCGGTACATCGATACTCCTGGGGTGCGAGCGGACATTACAGGCAGTTTGCGATCAGATCGATGCAAAGATGATTCGGTGGTCCCATGTGCGGAATGGCATCGGCGTCCAGGGCCACCTGATTGATCGGGTGGTGCTGCATGTAACCGGCGCTGCCCAACGACCCCCGGACCGCAGAGCAGACGGCCTGACCGGTCGACGAGGCGAACACTTTCACCGAGTAGGCGAAGTCGGCCGCCTCGTGCGGCGCGCCGTCACCGAGCGCACCGACCATGGCGGACGCCGCTCGGATCTCCAGCGACAAGCGAGCCAGTTGACGCTTGGACTCGAGATCGTCGGCAAGCCCCTTCTCCCTGAGATGCGTCGTCAAGATGTCTCGGGCGGCCCGTGCGGTGCCGACACTGACGGCGCCGAGGGTGAGACCCAGGCGATGAGGCAACTGAATGACCTGCGGGGTCAGCTCGCCGGCACAGAGCACATCGGCGGGGGAGACACGGACCTCGGTGAACCTCACCATTCCGGTTCCGGAACCGCGCATGCCGCCCATCGGCAGGGCCTGCGCCGGCACCTCGACTCCCTCGTTCTCCCGCGGCACCAGGACGATCAGCTGGTTGCTCCGGCCGTACCCGGACGTCTCGGCCGTGGTTGCCTGCGTCTGCGCCGGCAACTGGGCCAGCACGATGAAGAAGTCGGCGACGGTGGCGCCGGTCGAGAAGGTCTTCCCGCCGGTCAGCCGGTAGCCGCCATCGGGTTGAGGCGTGGCGATGGTGCTCAACGACCGTTTGTCCGCGGATGAACCGACCTCGCTCCACGCGGAAGCGGCCAGCCACTGCTGTTCGACGATCCGGGCGAACCAGCGTTGTTTCTGGTCCTCGGTGCCATAGGCGTCCAGGCGGGCGGCGACCGCACAGTGCAGGTAGGCGACGATGGCCATCGACGGGTTGACCGCTGCGATGTCCTCGACGACGGCGTTGACCTCTCGCGGCGTGTATCCCAGGCCACCGTATTCCCGCGGGACGGAGATCGCCAGAACGCCCGCTTCACGCAAGGCGGTCAGAGCCAGCGGGCTGACGTCTCCACTGACGTGGCACTCACGCGCCGCTTCCCGAAGGATCTCCCGCTTTTTGTCGTCGAGCAGGCGGTCCGGAAGTACAAGATTCTGTCCCACGTGTCGTCCATTCGTCGATTCACGAGATGTTCAGGTGATAGGTCCTCATCCACCGGTCGATCTCCAGCAGCGGCTGTACGAGGTGGATGGTGTTGACGTGCGTCATGGTCGCCTTCTCGTCGTCGACGAACTCCCGCACGCGGTCGGTGTCCAACGCGGGCGCCAGCGGGGAGTCCGGATCCTTCAGCATGGCGAGGATCTCGTCACGCACGAGCGCATCGTGATGGTGCGCGTGCAAGGCGGGATAGGCGTTCTTGGGCCGGTACAGGATCTCTTGCGGGAGGAGGTCCGCCATCGCCGATCGAAGGAGGCTCTTCTCGCGGCCGTCGGATGTCTTCATCGTCCACGGGATGTTGTAGACGTACTCCAGGAGCTCGTGGTCACAGAACGGGACGCGCACCTCCAGGCCGACGGCCATACTCATGCGATCCTTGCGATCCAGGAGTGCCGCCAAGGGCCCCTGAAGGCTGAAGAACAGGACCTCGCGCATGCGGGCGTCCAGTTCCGACTCGCCGTCGAGCCGCGGCACACGGGCGCGCAGCGTGCGGTACCGGTCGTGCTCGTTGTCGGCGGGATTCAGGCGAGCTCGGATGTCGCTGTTCAGGCAGTCGGCGAGCCGCGGAGCGTCCCCCAGCCAGGGGAACCGGTCCCGCCACACCACGGCGGGGTCGTGGAACCAGGGATAGCCCCCGAACAGTTCGTCGGCGGCCTCCCCCGAGAGGGCCGCCGTGTAGTTCTCCCGCATCGCCTTGAAGAGCAGGTACATCGAAGTGTCGAACTGGCCGTAGCTGGGCAGATCGCGCGCCCTCAGCGCGGCTGAGCGCGCAGCCAGAACATCATGGGAATCGACCTCGACCGCGGTGTGCGAGGTCCCGAGATACTCGGCCGCGAGCTTGGCGTACGGTGCGTCGCGCTCCGGCCTGAGGACGGTGGGATGGAAATCGTTCTCCTCGCCCTTGAACTGCACGGAGAACGTGCTGAGGGGGCCGAGGCCGTGACGCTTCGTATATCGGGCCCCGAGCGCGGTGATGGCACTGGAGTCGAGCCCTCCCGACAACATGGTCGCTACCGGGACGTCGGCGAACATCTGTTGCTCGACCACGTCGCCGAGCAGCTCACGGATGCGCCCGACAGTGGTGGGCAGGTCGTCGTGGTGCTCGCGCGCGGGGATCCGCCAGTACTCGTGTTCGCGGACTCCGTCACGGCCGACGCGCACGTAGTGACCGGGCTTGACGGTGTTCATCCCGCGGTACGGTGTCTCGCCCGGGAGCGCGAGCCGGGGTTCGAGGAGGAGGTTGAGGCTGCTCTCATCGACCGCGGCGCGGTAGGACGGGTGTGCCAGAATGCCCTTCGGCTCCGAGGCGAACAACAAACCGGCGGGCTGCGGAGCGTAGTACAGGGGCTTCACCCCGAGGCGGTCACGGACCAGGATCAGTTCCCGCTCCCGGCCGTCCCAGACCGCGTAGGCGAACATGCCGCGGAGCCGGGTCGCTGAGGCCGCGCCCCACTGAAGATAGGCGCGAAGCACCACCTCCGTGTCCGAGCGGGTCCCGAACGAATGTCCCAGCGAGGCGAGCTCGGCCCGCAGCTCCCGGTAGTTGTAGACCTCGCCGGTGTAGACGAGAACCACCGGCTTCTCCTCGACTCCTGCCACCGCGTGCATGGGCTGGCGGCCACCGGCGATGTCGATGATCGCCAGGCGCCGATGACACAGCGCGACGTTTCCATCCACCCACACGCCGGCGTCGTCGGGTCCCCGCAGGCACATGGTCTCCGACATCGCCGCGACGATGGCGTGCTCGGTGCTTATGTCTCGTGAATGGTCAACCCAGCCGGCGATTCCACACATAAGGATTTCCTCGGTCTAGTCCGACTTGTGAGATGCAATGTCTGCCGCCACGCTCTGCAGGTGGCGTGGGTCTCCCGAAAAGATTCCGGTGCTCCGTGGATAGGCGACCACCGCGTCGGTGAATCCCAGTTCGGCGCAGCGGCTCAGGACATCCACGAGATTCTGCGGACTGTCGGCGAGGTGCGGCAGTGCCCTGCTGAGATATACGAGCCGGCGGACGTCGCCGAACGGCCGGCCGGCCTCGGCGCACACGTCACGGAACCGTCCGATCTGCTGCGCGAGCACCTCGAAGAACCGCTCTTCGCCGAGCTGTTCGGCGCCGTGGACGGGACCGTTCGTGACCCACCATTGACCGTGCTCAGCCGCAACGCGCATCGCGCGCACGCCCGCGGCGGCCACGGCGAACGGCAGCCGGGGATTCCGGACGCAGCCTGGAATCATCCGCGCGTCCTCCACCTGATAGAACTCGCCGCTGTGGTGGGTGACCGGATGGCGGAGAAGGCGATCGGTCAGCTCGACGAACTCCTGGAAGCGGGCACAGCGTTCGGCGGGCGACCGGTCGTGCCGATCGCCGATCGCCGCGTTGTCCGGGCCCTGTGCACCCCCGCCGAGTCCGAGCACCAGACGGCCCGCGCTGAGATGATCCAGCGTCATGGCCTCCTTCGCGAGAACCACGGGGTGGCGGAAGTTGGGGTTGGACACGAGCGTCCCCAGCGCCATTCGACTGGTCACCATCGCGGCCGCCGCCAGGGTCGTCATGGCGTCGAACCACGGCCCGTCCCGGAGGGTCCGCCAAGAGAGATGGTCGAAGGTCCAGCCATGAGCGAAACCGGCGTCGTCGAGGTGTCTCCAGACATCGGCTCCCCGTTTCCCTGCGTGTTCGGGCATGATGAGCGTGCCCAAACAGATATCCGTATATTCCATGTCAGTTCTCTCCGGCAGGGGCGGGCATTGCGGAGGAGGGCCGGCCGGTCGGCACTCCGGCAAGAAAATCGTCGAGGTGAATCGAGCGACGATCGTCGACATTCAGGCAGGTGTGCGGAATGTCGTCACGGACCGGGCGCTGAGCATCGTGAAAGTAGACGGCCCGGAGCCGGCCGCCGCCCGCCTCTTCGAGCACGGGGTTGCGTACCAGGAAGTCGCGGACCTGTGGGGTGTCACGACGGGCGTGCCACCAGACCTCGAGCTGTCCTCGATAGTCCGCCGGCCGTTCCAACCGGGGTGCCAGGCGGCGCTTGTATCCGTACAGACCGTTGGCGATCCAGGCCTCGAGGCCGCTGAAGTCGACCGTGGATATGGTGTTCCGCTCGGCCCAGTCGACGATCAGATACGACATGAGACGGAGCAGGCCTGACTCGTGCAGCTCCGCCGACCCGTCCAGGAGTCCGCCGAGCCGAGGGGTCAGGGTGGTGTCGTCGCCGGAAACGGTCGCCAGGGCGCCGGCCACGGGACTGTCGTCCTGCATGACGAGCAACAGGTGGCCGCGCTTGAACAGGCACTCGTACGCACGAATGCGGTTCTCGCTGCGCGCGCGTGCACCGTGCCTGCTGCGCATCGTCGGCACGTGCATCCGGTCGTAGAAGAAGTCGAAGGCGGCATCGTCGGTGACCGTCGTCATCCGCAGCCCGCGCCGTGTGCACTGCGTCTTGCACCATTGCCGCTCGCCCTTGGACATGCGGGCCTGCCAGCCCACCGAACTGTCGACCACCGCGTGCAACCGGTAGGGCAGCACGAGCGACGCTCGGCGTGGCAGTGCCGTCAGTTGGCTCCTGGTCCCGACGACCGCGACGAGATCGGCTCGAGGGAGTTCGTGCCGGCGGAAGACATCCGCCGCCGTGACGGCGGCGCGATCCAGGTCCGCCGCGCCGGAGCCCATGCGTTCCCGCTGACGCTCGAGCATCTGCAAGATCTTCGTCACGCCGTCCGGTATGCCGGCATAGCCGAGGCTGGGCCCGGAGTCGCGCGGGGTGGAAACCGCAGACGTGAGCCGGCGCAGCCGGGTGTCGAGCACGATCCGTGCCGCCTTCGCGGCCGGGCGTTCGCTGTAGTCCCAGGCGAACGACGATCTCGCGACCATGCGCTGCCAGACGTTCGCATGCGCGTTCACGTCTGCTCCGACGTCTGGGGAATCGGCGAGGCGGCTGTCCGGAGCGGGTGTCTCCGGGCCCAGTTCGACACCGTTCGCATGGGAACCCCTCCGGCGATGAACAGTGCGGCCAGGACGAGCCAGCCGCCGGCTCCTACGCTGACGACCAGCGCGGACATCACCAGCGGTGCCGCCATCTCGGCGATGGTGAATCCGGAGTTGAACACGCTCTGGTATTCGCCGTGTGCCTCCTGCGGTGTGAGCCCGACCGCGACGCCCCAGCTACTGGCCACGAACATCAACTCGCCGACGGTGTGTACGGCGGCCGCGGCGATCAGGATCATCGCGGCGGTGACTCCCGAGCCGCCCGCGGAAGCCGCGAACAACAGACAAGAGGCGGTCAGGGGAATCACGCAGAGCACCGCGTTGCGCGCGGCACCGTCGAGCGTGGCGCTGGAGGCTCCCACGCGCTTCTGGAACAGCAGAATGCCGACCGTGTTCAGGGCGAGCATGACGCCGACGGTCCACGTGGGCGCGTCCGTGTGGTGCACCACCCAGAGGGGGACGCCGACGGCGAGCATGCCCCAGTTGAGAGCGAGTATCCCGAACAACACCGTCGCCACGAGGAACGGCCGGTCGCTCACGACCATCGCCTTGCGCTTCTCGCCGCGATCCCGCAGCGACGGGACGGCGGGCAGTCGCTGCACCACCGCGGCGGAGATCAGCGTCAGCGCACCGTAGAGGAACAGCAGAGCGAGAAACGCCGGGCGGGTGTTCAGGTACAGCACGAGGGTTCCCACGCCGGCCCCGAGCGCGGCCCCGCCACTCTGCGTGACGCGCAGCGAGGCGAGGTGGTGCATGCGGTCATCGTCGTCGGTCAGGCCGCAGACCAGCGCGATGCGCATCGCGGGCACCGACCGCTCCGCCATGACGAAGAAGCAACTGACCAGGATGAACGACCAGAGGGAGTCCACCAGCGCATAGCCGGCGAGCGTCACACCCTGAACGACCAGCAGCAAGGCGAGCACCTTGTTGACGCCCACGCGGTCGGCGAGGTATCCGAGCGGAACGCTGGCCGAAAGCCCCACTATGCCGGCCACTGTGACGCCTGCCCCGAACTGCCAGGCGGACAATCCGATCGAGGTGGTCGCGAAGATCGTCCAGCAGACGAACCAGCCACCACCGCCGGTCGCCGTCAGGAAGGTGGCCAGGTAGAGCCAGCGGAGCGCACCGCTCGGCAGTCGGGCCACCTTCACCATGAACTTCCCCGTGCGGCCTCCTCGGCAACGCGGGCCAGCCTGTCGACGTCGTTCGCAGCGAGCAGCCTGTCCTCGGTGATCGGCTTGTAGTCCGCGGAGCTGTAGCTGCCGCTACCGTGCACGACGATCTCGTCCTCCGACACGAGTCCGCGATCGACCGCATTGAGGACGCCGGTCATCCCGATCATCAGAGACCACTCGCGCAACTGACGGGGGTCGGCCGGCACTCGCACCCCCGCCCGATCGAGCAGCGCGCTCACCTGCCCGTAGCGGCCCAGGCATTCCTGCAGCGAGACGACGATTCCGCCACCCCCGCGCTGGCGGATGATGTCGTTCATCACCCCGGAGGTGACAGGCCGGCGGGTGTAGAACGTCGGATCCAGTACCTCGTCCGTGGCGAACGTGGTGAACGGGAAGTGCGGATCCCTGTCCTGCCGGTAGACGCCCTGGCTCTCGTCGTAGACGTACTCCGGCAGGCCGGCACGGGAGGTGTCGCCGGAGTAGAGACTGAGCACCATGTCGGGCGTACCGAGGTGCTGCACGAGAAAGTAGCGTGAGGCGGCCGGATCCACGTCACCCGTCGCGGCGAGCTGCTGGAGACCACGGTTGTGCCCGAGGAGCCCGAATGCGCTCGACACGGCGTGGGCGTGCAGTCGCGCCTGGCCGGGAGTGGCGCGCAGGAACTCGTGCTCTACGTGCGCCCGTACCACGTCGGCGACCATGTAGTTCTCGATGTCCATGGTATACCAGAGGCGTACGCCGTGGTCGCTCCAGATCTTGGCGGCGTGGTTCTTGACGAGCTCGTGGGCCAGTACCTTGACGTGTCCGGTCTCCGGGCCGTCATACGTCGTCACAGGGTTGCGACGAGCCAGAGCCGGGTCGTCGCTCAGGGCCGACGACCACAACTTCTCGCG is a genomic window containing:
- a CDS encoding LLM class flavin-dependent oxidoreductase; translation: MGTLIMPEHAGKRGADVWRHLDDAGFAHGWTFDHLSWRTLRDGPWFDAMTTLAAAAMVTSRMALGTLVSNPNFRHPVVLAKEAMTLDHLSAGRLVLGLGGGAQGPDNAAIGDRHDRSPAERCARFQEFVELTDRLLRHPVTHHSGEFYQVEDARMIPGCVRNPRLPFAVAAAGVRAMRVAAEHGQWWVTNGPVHGAEQLGEERFFEVLAQQIGRFRDVCAEAGRPFGDVRRLVYLSRALPHLADSPQNLVDVLSRCAELGFTDAVVAYPRSTGIFSGDPRHLQSVAADIASHKSD
- the gntD gene encoding guanitoxin biosynthesis L-enduracididine beta-hydroxylase GntD, translating into MYRVEINSHHRQIIDQLVDDMDHAFPDLESEEFLSHVPLYAQDLPRDLRKGLMHFRQAEPSGACLVSGYTIDDEAIGPTPAHWADARNAPSTRRQEIAFSLISALLGDVIAWASQQDGAVVNDVLPIAGREYAQAGSGSKKKLEWHTEDAFHPCRADYIGLMCMRNHDRIETTMAFIDDVKLSDGDVEILREARFPIRPDDSHSPAQRKNEELDPDVERLTRQTYSWIEALNENPDEIAVLFGDKASPYLRVDPYFIAIPDHDEAAKAALHALVQGLDRALTSYALKPGEIIYIDNYKTVHGRNPFTPRFDGTDRWLKRLNLVRDLRKSRAARLTPSSHTIY
- a CDS encoding acyl-CoA dehydrogenase family protein — translated: MGQNLVLPDRLLDDKKREILREAARECHVSGDVSPLALTALREAGVLAISVPREYGGLGYTPREVNAVVEDIAAVNPSMAIVAYLHCAVAARLDAYGTEDQKQRWFARIVEQQWLAASAWSEVGSSADKRSLSTIATPQPDGGYRLTGGKTFSTGATVADFFIVLAQLPAQTQATTAETSGYGRSNQLIVLVPRENEGVEVPAQALPMGGMRGSGTGMVRFTEVRVSPADVLCAGELTPQVIQLPHRLGLTLGAVSVGTARAARDILTTHLREKGLADDLESKRQLARLSLEIRAASAMVGALGDGAPHEAADFAYSVKVFASSTGQAVCSAVRGSLGSAGYMQHHPINQVALDADAIPHMGPPNHLCIDLIANCL
- a CDS encoding MFS transporter; translation: MVKVARLPSGALRWLYLATFLTATGGGGWFVCWTIFATTSIGLSAWQFGAGVTVAGIVGLSASVPLGYLADRVGVNKVLALLLVVQGVTLAGYALVDSLWSFILVSCFFVMAERSVPAMRIALVCGLTDDDDRMHHLASLRVTQSGGAALGAGVGTLVLYLNTRPAFLALLFLYGALTLISAAVVQRLPAVPSLRDRGEKRKAMVVSDRPFLVATVLFGILALNWGMLAVGVPLWVVHHTDAPTWTVGVMLALNTVGILLFQKRVGASSATLDGAARNAVLCVIPLTASCLLFAASAGGSGVTAAMILIAAAAVHTVGELMFVASSWGVAVGLTPQEAHGEYQSVFNSGFTIAEMAAPLVMSALVVSVGAGGWLVLAALFIAGGVPMRTVSNWARRHPLRTAASPIPQTSEQT
- a CDS encoding DUF6002 family protein; this translates as MAEALQELKAPIVVENVLARYIAHVRAALQALQDRTRDQQNLPFVPMAGLPDDGTLDKFFSLSGVAVHDLGEFGGKHLTLMDLMRNPRTRTTKTYPSLVLVARAIQHIHQTGERVMIVTPSSANKATALRDAVLWAIECGLVSAVQLQILSVVPWSSREKLWSSALSDDPALARRNPVTTYDGPETGHVKVLAHELVKNHAAKIWSDHGVRLWYTMDIENYMVADVVRAHVEHEFLRATPGQARLHAHAVSSAFGLLGHNRGLQQLAATGDVDPAASRYFLVQHLGTPDMVLSLYSGDTSRAGLPEYVYDESQGVYRQDRDPHFPFTTFATDEVLDPTFYTRRPVTSGVMNDIIRQRGGGGIVVSLQECLGRYGQVSALLDRAGVRVPADPRQLREWSLMIGMTGVLNAVDRGLVSEDEIVVHGSGSYSSADYKPITEDRLLAANDVDRLARVAEEAARGSSW
- the asnB gene encoding asparagine synthase (glutamine-hydrolyzing), yielding MCGIAGWVDHSRDISTEHAIVAAMSETMCLRGPDDAGVWVDGNVALCHRRLAIIDIAGGRQPMHAVAGVEEKPVVLVYTGEVYNYRELRAELASLGHSFGTRSDTEVVLRAYLQWGAASATRLRGMFAYAVWDGRERELILVRDRLGVKPLYYAPQPAGLLFASEPKGILAHPSYRAAVDESSLNLLLEPRLALPGETPYRGMNTVKPGHYVRVGRDGVREHEYWRIPAREHHDDLPTTVGRIRELLGDVVEQQMFADVPVATMLSGGLDSSAITALGARYTKRHGLGPLSTFSVQFKGEENDFHPTVLRPERDAPYAKLAAEYLGTSHTAVEVDSHDVLAARSAALRARDLPSYGQFDTSMYLLFKAMRENYTAALSGEAADELFGGYPWFHDPAVVWRDRFPWLGDAPRLADCLNSDIRARLNPADNEHDRYRTLRARVPRLDGESELDARMREVLFFSLQGPLAALLDRKDRMSMAVGLEVRVPFCDHELLEYVYNIPWTMKTSDGREKSLLRSAMADLLPQEILYRPKNAYPALHAHHHDALVRDEILAMLKDPDSPLAPALDTDRVREFVDDEKATMTHVNTIHLVQPLLEIDRWMRTYHLNIS
- a CDS encoding GNAT family N-acetyltransferase: MNAHANVWQRMVARSSFAWDYSERPAAKAARIVLDTRLRRLTSAVSTPRDSGPSLGYAGIPDGVTKILQMLERQRERMGSGAADLDRAAVTAADVFRRHELPRADLVAVVGTRSQLTALPRRASLVLPYRLHAVVDSSVGWQARMSKGERQWCKTQCTRRGLRMTTVTDDAAFDFFYDRMHVPTMRSRHGARARSENRIRAYECLFKRGHLLLVMQDDSPVAGALATVSGDDTTLTPRLGGLLDGSAELHESGLLRLMSYLIVDWAERNTISTVDFSGLEAWIANGLYGYKRRLAPRLERPADYRGQLEVWWHARRDTPQVRDFLVRNPVLEEAGGGRLRAVYFHDAQRPVRDDIPHTCLNVDDRRSIHLDDFLAGVPTGRPSSAMPAPAGEN